The proteins below come from a single Rhizobium tropici CIAT 899 genomic window:
- a CDS encoding outer membrane protein yields MMKTLIGALATLLVGTSAFSADLYTPEPVQPAPEVTVAQSSGWYLRGDVGYAFTNLRGANYFQGSNASLVDFDRAKLDGNVTLGGGVGYQINNYLRTDLTLDYLFKSDFKGSTKGDCGACGPGFTPTAATSRDLASLTAYSLLANAYVDLGTYGIFTPYVGGGLGGTYVKWSNLKNTSCSDANPDSCDGTVSHNGRGSWRFTYALMAGTSIDLTCNLKADVGYRYRHVQGGDMFGYNENGGPGYDKGLNLHEARIGARYTFGGCQTASYMPPADIPVQAPVYK; encoded by the coding sequence ATGATGAAAACCCTGATTGGGGCACTTGCCACTTTGCTTGTCGGCACGTCCGCCTTTTCTGCTGATCTTTATACGCCCGAACCGGTACAGCCGGCGCCGGAAGTGACGGTCGCTCAATCCAGCGGCTGGTATCTGCGCGGCGATGTCGGCTATGCCTTCACGAACCTGCGCGGCGCGAACTACTTCCAGGGCTCCAATGCCAGCCTAGTCGATTTCGATCGCGCCAAGCTGGATGGCAATGTCACGCTCGGTGGCGGTGTCGGTTACCAGATCAACAACTACCTTCGCACGGACTTGACGCTCGACTATCTCTTCAAGTCCGACTTCAAGGGCTCCACGAAGGGTGATTGCGGCGCCTGCGGCCCGGGCTTTACTCCGACTGCGGCAACCTCGCGCGATCTTGCCTCCCTGACGGCCTATAGCTTGCTTGCCAACGCTTATGTCGATCTCGGCACCTACGGCATCTTCACTCCTTATGTCGGCGGCGGTCTCGGCGGCACTTACGTCAAGTGGAGCAATCTGAAGAACACGTCCTGCTCCGACGCCAACCCGGATTCCTGCGACGGAACGGTCTCGCATAACGGCCGCGGCAGCTGGCGCTTTACCTATGCGCTGATGGCCGGTACCTCCATCGATCTGACCTGCAACCTCAAGGCGGATGTCGGTTATCGTTATCGCCACGTTCAGGGCGGCGACATGTTCGGTTACAACGAGAATGGCGGTCCCGGCTACGACAAGGGCCTGAACCTGCACGAAGCCCGCATCGGTGCCCGCTATACGTTCGGAGGCTGCCAGACGGCAAGCTACATGCCGCCGGCAGATATCCCGGTCCAGGCGCCGGTCTACAAGTAA
- a CDS encoding SH3 domain-containing protein, with protein MTYRRIIPAGLGLALIFLSSAVLAGAMPVKPIAATASAWNKGRETGLPIPRYVSLRAQKARMRVGPSTIYATKWIYMKPGLPLEIIDEYGHWRQVRDDTGVTGWMHSALLSGARTALIAPWLAKNAALRADPNPSATTIAELQPRVLVSLQSCTGTWCRVSVREHSARGYVRQDKLWGAYPGEMFQ; from the coding sequence TTGACTTACCGTCGCATAATACCGGCCGGCCTGGGCCTTGCTCTCATCTTTCTGAGCTCCGCCGTCCTGGCAGGCGCAATGCCGGTAAAGCCGATCGCCGCCACAGCCTCCGCATGGAACAAGGGGCGTGAAACCGGTTTGCCGATCCCACGTTATGTTTCCCTCCGCGCCCAAAAGGCGCGCATGCGCGTCGGCCCGTCGACGATCTATGCCACGAAATGGATCTATATGAAGCCGGGTCTTCCCTTGGAGATCATCGACGAATACGGCCATTGGCGGCAAGTCCGCGACGATACGGGCGTCACCGGCTGGATGCACAGCGCCCTGCTTTCCGGAGCGCGGACGGCCCTGATCGCCCCCTGGCTGGCGAAGAATGCCGCGCTGCGTGCCGATCCGAACCCCTCCGCCACGACGATCGCTGAGCTGCAGCCTCGCGTGCTGGTTTCACTGCAATCCTGCACCGGAACGTGGTGCCGCGTCTCCGTCCGCGAGCACTCCGCCAGAGGTTATGTCAGGCAGGACAAGCTCTGGGGCGCTTATCCCGGAGAAATGTTCCAGTAG
- the glmM gene encoding phosphoglucosamine mutase, whose product MKRRYFGTDGIRGQSNIYPMTPDLAMRVGIAAGTIFHRGSHRHRVVIGKDTRLSGYMLENAIVAGFTAAGVDAFVLGPIPTPAVAMLTRSLRADIGVMISASHNPYQDNGIKLFGPDGYKLSDDLEMKIEDMLDKDMLEHLAKSENIGRAKRIDGVHDRYIEHAKRTLPRDVTLQGLRIAIDCANGAAYKVAPAALWELGADVVTIGNEPNGTNINLNCGSTSPIALQKKVDEVRADIGIALDGDADRVIIVDETGTIIDGDQLMAVIAESWAESQTLRGNGIVATVMSNLGLERFLDDRGMSLARTAVGDRYVVEHMRQHDYNVGGEQSGHIVLSDYGTTGDGLVAALQILAAVKRTGKPVSEVCRRFEPVPQLLRNVRISGGKPLEDIHVRQAIADAESELSRNGRLVIRPSGTEPLIRVMAEGDDRGQIERIVGGLIDVISSVRSAA is encoded by the coding sequence ATGAAACGCCGTTATTTCGGAACTGACGGAATTCGCGGTCAATCCAACATCTATCCGATGACGCCAGATCTTGCCATGCGCGTGGGTATCGCTGCCGGCACGATCTTCCATCGAGGTAGCCATCGCCATCGGGTCGTCATCGGCAAGGATACGCGCCTTTCGGGCTATATGCTGGAAAATGCCATAGTGGCAGGCTTTACCGCAGCCGGCGTCGATGCCTTCGTTCTCGGACCTATCCCGACGCCAGCAGTCGCGATGCTGACGCGCTCGCTGCGCGCCGATATCGGCGTCATGATCTCGGCTTCGCACAATCCCTATCAGGATAATGGCATCAAGCTTTTCGGCCCTGATGGCTATAAGCTCTCCGACGATCTCGAAATGAAGATCGAGGACATGCTCGACAAGGACATGTTGGAGCATCTGGCCAAGTCGGAGAATATCGGTCGCGCCAAGCGTATCGACGGTGTCCATGACCGTTACATCGAGCATGCCAAGCGTACGCTGCCGCGCGATGTGACGCTGCAGGGACTGCGGATCGCCATCGATTGCGCCAATGGTGCCGCATACAAGGTTGCCCCGGCCGCCCTTTGGGAGCTTGGCGCCGATGTCGTGACCATCGGCAATGAGCCGAATGGCACGAATATCAATCTGAATTGCGGCTCCACCAGCCCCATCGCCCTGCAGAAGAAGGTGGACGAAGTGCGTGCCGATATCGGCATTGCGCTGGATGGCGATGCCGATCGCGTCATCATTGTCGATGAAACCGGCACCATCATCGATGGCGACCAGCTGATGGCCGTCATTGCCGAAAGCTGGGCTGAGAGTCAGACGTTGCGCGGCAATGGCATTGTCGCAACCGTCATGTCCAATCTCGGACTGGAGCGGTTCCTCGACGATCGCGGCATGTCGCTCGCACGTACGGCTGTCGGCGACCGCTATGTCGTCGAGCATATGCGCCAGCACGATTACAATGTCGGCGGCGAGCAGTCGGGTCATATCGTGCTCTCTGATTACGGCACGACGGGCGACGGTCTGGTGGCTGCGCTGCAGATCCTTGCCGCGGTGAAGCGCACAGGCAAGCCGGTCAGCGAAGTCTGTCGCCGTTTCGAGCCGGTGCCACAGCTGCTGCGCAATGTCCGTATTTCCGGCGGCAAGCCGCTGGAGGATATTCATGTGCGCCAGGCGATCGCCGATGCAGAAAGCGAGCTGTCCCGCAACGGCCGGCTGGTGATCCGCCCCTCCGGCACAGAACCCTTGATCCGCGTCATGGCGGAAGGGGACGATCGCGGCCAGATCGAGCGCATCGTCGGCGGATTGATCGACGTGATCTCGAGCGTGCGTTCGGCTGCCTGA